Proteins encoded together in one Sinorhizobium sp. B11 window:
- the pcaQ gene encoding pca operon transcription factor PcaQ has translation MIDSRIKFRHLQTFVEVARQKSVMKAAELLHVSQPAVTKTIRELELALGVSVFERDGRGIRITRYGEVFLRHAGAALTALRQGLDSVSQEQFGDAPPIRIGALPTVSTRIMPRAMDLFLKENTWSRVKIVTGDNTVLLEQLRVGDLDLVVGRLAGAERMAGFSFEHLYSEQVVFAVRTGHPLLGAGKSFFAELGRYTLLMPTRGSIIRPVVENFLIANGVASLPSQIETVSDAFGRAFVRDSDAIWIISNGVVARDIADGVLVALPVDTSETKGPVGLTVRTDSVPSLPLSILMQTIREAALEISGQPAPAH, from the coding sequence ATGATCGATAGTCGTATCAAGTTTCGCCATCTGCAGACCTTTGTCGAGGTGGCGCGGCAGAAAAGCGTCATGAAGGCGGCTGAACTCCTGCATGTCAGCCAGCCGGCGGTGACGAAGACGATCCGCGAGCTCGAGCTGGCACTTGGCGTCAGTGTTTTCGAGCGTGACGGGCGCGGGATCCGGATCACGCGTTATGGCGAGGTCTTCCTGCGCCATGCCGGCGCTGCGCTGACAGCGCTGCGGCAAGGGCTCGATTCCGTCTCGCAGGAGCAGTTCGGCGATGCTCCGCCAATCCGCATCGGCGCGCTGCCGACAGTCTCGACGCGCATCATGCCGCGGGCAATGGATCTGTTTCTGAAGGAAAATACCTGGAGCCGGGTGAAGATCGTCACCGGTGACAATACTGTGCTCCTTGAGCAGCTGCGTGTCGGCGATCTCGATCTCGTCGTCGGCCGTCTCGCGGGGGCAGAAAGGATGGCCGGCTTCTCGTTCGAGCATCTCTATTCCGAGCAAGTGGTCTTTGCCGTGCGCACCGGCCATCCGCTGCTTGGCGCCGGCAAATCGTTCTTCGCCGAACTCGGCCGCTATACGCTTCTCATGCCGACCCGCGGTTCGATCATCAGGCCGGTGGTCGAAAATTTCCTGATCGCCAATGGCGTCGCCAGCCTGCCGAGCCAGATCGAGACTGTTTCCGATGCCTTCGGCCGCGCTTTCGTGCGCGATAGCGACGCGATCTGGATCATCTCCAACGGCGTGGTTGCGCGGGATATTGCCGACGGCGTGCTTGTCGCCCTGCCGGTCGATACGAGCGAGACGAAGGGTCCCGTTGGATTGACGGTGCGTACCGATTCCGTCCCCTCGCTGCCGCTGTCGATCCTCATGCAGACGATCCGTGAGGCAGCGCTGGAAATTTCGGGGCAGCCTGCACCTGCGCACTAA
- a CDS encoding NAD(P)-dependent oxidoreductase — MKTGFIGLGVMGTPMALNLARAGTDLIVWNRSPERADTLRTAGAEVAADVDEVFTTARTVILMLATAAVIDTVLGRGTPGFVERVAGHVVIHMGTTAPEYSKALEADIRAAGGHYVEAPVSGSRRPAEEGQLVVMLAGDADVVEEVRPLLKPMCRETVVCGAVPNALLMKLAVNIFLITTVTGLAEAAHFAARQGLDMGLFKAVVDAGQMASGISRIKSGKLVERDFSVQAAISDALKNNRLVAEAARHAGIASPLLDACHALYAETESLGFGREDMAAVIRALEARTEAISLPFGD; from the coding sequence ATGAAAACAGGCTTCATCGGTCTCGGCGTGATGGGTACGCCGATGGCGCTCAATCTCGCGCGGGCAGGTACCGATCTCATCGTCTGGAACCGTTCGCCGGAAAGGGCTGACACGCTACGGACAGCGGGCGCCGAAGTGGCCGCGGATGTCGACGAAGTGTTTACGACAGCCCGGACCGTCATCCTGATGCTTGCAACGGCAGCGGTGATCGACACGGTTCTCGGGCGCGGTACACCAGGTTTTGTCGAACGGGTAGCCGGACATGTCGTCATCCATATGGGGACCACCGCGCCCGAATATTCGAAAGCGCTTGAGGCGGATATTCGTGCCGCCGGCGGCCACTATGTCGAGGCGCCTGTTTCAGGCTCGCGCCGGCCGGCGGAGGAAGGCCAGCTTGTGGTCATGCTTGCGGGAGATGCGGACGTCGTCGAAGAGGTTCGTCCGCTTTTGAAGCCCATGTGCAGGGAAACGGTTGTCTGCGGCGCCGTGCCGAATGCGCTCCTGATGAAGCTTGCCGTCAATATATTTCTGATCACGACGGTCACGGGGCTTGCCGAAGCGGCGCACTTTGCCGCCCGACAGGGATTGGACATGGGGCTTTTCAAAGCTGTCGTCGATGCCGGCCAGATGGCGAGCGGCATATCGCGGATCAAGAGCGGCAAGCTGGTGGAGCGGGACTTCTCAGTGCAGGCGGCGATCTCCGACGCGCTGAAAAACAATCGTTTGGTCGCCGAAGCGGCTCGGCATGCGGGCATTGCTTCGCCGCTGCTCGATGCTTGCCATGCGCTTTACGCGGAAACCGAAAGTCTGGGTTTCGGGCGTGAGGACATGGCGGCCGTCATCCGCGCGCTTGAAGCGCGAACCGAGGCAATCAGCCTGCCTTTCGGGGATTGA
- a CDS encoding response regulator transcription factor — MRVLLAEDEPEMAAVLVAALRNNNIITDHVSTIEAAEEAVRLNSYDALLLDRSLPDGDGLELIADARRIQPAVPVIMLTARGDLKDRIEGLDLGADDYLAKPFAVEELMARLRAILRRPGNIEIESLCLGRLHFNLRNREARVGETALELPRRELLVLEALMRRAGRTVERSSLEEAVYGMDDEIQSNALDAHVSRVRRKLDAAGAGVEIHTIRGVGYLIRQARP, encoded by the coding sequence ATGCGCGTCTTGCTGGCGGAAGATGAACCGGAAATGGCTGCCGTGCTGGTGGCGGCGCTCCGCAACAACAATATCATCACGGACCACGTTTCCACGATCGAGGCAGCCGAGGAGGCCGTGAGGCTGAACAGCTATGATGCGCTGCTGCTTGACCGCAGCCTGCCGGACGGCGACGGGCTGGAGCTGATCGCCGACGCGCGCCGCATCCAGCCGGCTGTCCCGGTTATCATGCTGACGGCGCGCGGCGATCTGAAGGACCGGATAGAAGGTCTCGATCTCGGTGCCGATGACTATCTCGCCAAGCCCTTTGCCGTCGAGGAGCTGATGGCGCGTTTGCGCGCCATTCTGCGCCGTCCGGGGAATATCGAGATCGAGAGCCTGTGCCTCGGCCGGCTGCATTTCAACCTGCGCAACCGCGAGGCGCGCGTCGGCGAGACGGCACTCGAACTGCCTCGCCGCGAATTGCTGGTGCTGGAAGCGCTGATGCGCCGGGCTGGGCGCACGGTGGAGCGCTCAAGCCTCGAGGAAGCGGTCTATGGCATGGACGACGAGATCCAGTCCAACGCGCTGGATGCGCATGTCTCGCGGGTGCGCCGCAAGCTCGATGCTGCGGGCGCCGGTGTCGAGATCCATACGATTCGTGGCGTCGGTTACCTGATCCGGCAGGCCCGGCCATGA
- a CDS encoding HAMP domain-containing histidine kinase translates to MKKMKFYSLKWRLIRRLVALQAATLVLIAIAFAFVFWISGMSGIFAPDEHAIDAVSESIAWNADGSMRITNTDDLGYQREKAADFWFLVRDQQGRMVSEGNVPAQYLAIAASGSDIAEARFNGDEDNPATIAARLQKIRTDHGDLLVIVGRQGSLSAGKLLVVFMAIASGIVLPVILLTGLITLAVTPFVARGIHRGLSEVAQAAQGIDGTTRGYRLPLENVPEEVAPLVIAMNETLQRLDDDHNKQRRFMLAAAHELRTPIAILQNRLETMPPTEATNRLLEDVARLSTLAQQLLDLQRLNQEPVPDCSVDLATVARRQAAELAPLIIAAGYQANFELRSMPERILGDETALERAIANLVQNAIQHGGRSGTITIAVERPAQISVSDEGPGIAPEDRERIFEPFQRANGRSQGIGLGLHLVREIVKIHHGRVWVSDATGGGAAFNMSFEPTAQSA, encoded by the coding sequence ATGAAGAAGATGAAGTTCTATTCGCTGAAATGGAGGCTGATCCGCCGGCTGGTGGCGCTGCAGGCCGCGACCCTGGTGCTGATCGCGATCGCCTTTGCCTTCGTCTTCTGGATTTCGGGCATGAGCGGCATTTTCGCTCCAGATGAACATGCAATCGATGCGGTTTCGGAATCGATTGCCTGGAACGCCGACGGTTCGATGCGTATCACCAACACCGACGATCTGGGTTACCAGCGCGAAAAGGCGGCCGACTTCTGGTTTCTAGTGCGCGATCAGCAGGGCCGCATGGTCAGCGAAGGCAATGTACCGGCGCAATATCTCGCCATCGCCGCGTCGGGTAGCGATATCGCCGAAGCCCGTTTCAATGGGGACGAGGACAATCCAGCGACGATTGCCGCACGCCTGCAAAAAATAAGGACGGATCACGGCGATCTGCTCGTCATCGTCGGCCGACAGGGCAGCCTTTCGGCCGGCAAACTGCTGGTCGTCTTCATGGCGATCGCTTCCGGTATAGTGCTGCCGGTGATTTTGCTGACGGGCCTGATAACACTGGCGGTCACACCATTCGTGGCGCGAGGCATCCACCGCGGATTGAGCGAGGTGGCGCAGGCGGCACAGGGCATCGACGGGACGACACGCGGCTACCGTTTGCCGCTGGAAAACGTGCCGGAAGAAGTTGCGCCGCTGGTGATTGCCATGAACGAGACGCTGCAACGGCTCGACGATGACCATAACAAGCAGCGACGCTTCATGCTGGCCGCCGCCCATGAGCTGCGTACGCCGATCGCCATCCTGCAGAACCGCCTGGAAACCATGCCGCCAACGGAGGCGACCAACCGGCTGCTGGAAGATGTCGCCCGCCTTTCGACACTGGCCCAGCAGCTGCTCGACCTGCAGAGGCTCAATCAGGAGCCGGTGCCGGATTGTTCCGTCGACCTTGCTACGGTCGCCCGCCGGCAGGCCGCAGAACTTGCGCCACTGATCATCGCCGCCGGCTATCAGGCAAATTTCGAGTTGCGCTCGATGCCGGAACGTATCCTCGGTGATGAGACTGCGCTGGAGCGGGCGATCGCCAACCTGGTTCAGAACGCCATCCAGCATGGCGGCAGGAGCGGCACCATCACCATCGCCGTGGAGCGCCCGGCACAGATTTCCGTCAGCGATGAAGGCCCGGGTATCGCGCCCGAGGACCGGGAGCGGATCTTCGAACCCTTCCAGCGTGCGAACGGTCGCAGCCAGGGCATTGGCCTCGGCCTCCACCTCGTGCGCGAGATCGTCAAAATACATCACGGGCGGGTATGGGTATCGGATGCGACCGGCGGCGGAGCCGCCTTCAACATGAGCTTCGAGCCGACAGCGCAGAGCGCCTAA
- a CDS encoding IclR family transcriptional regulator, with amino-acid sequence MRESDFVSGFARGLKVIEAFGEMHRRLSITDAAKLTGLDRATVRRSLLTLADLGYADYDGKFFTLTPKILRLGHAYLEATPLPVLIQPHLDALSEKAGQSASASVLDGGEIVYIARASQRRVMSINLTPGSRLPAYCASMGRVLLAALPEAEARAVLSRSELKANTPNTKTDPVELMAEFRKVRAQGYALIDQELEIGLCSIAVPVENDRGQTVAAINIGAPAAHVPASEMVARYLPLLRETQATLRTVLR; translated from the coding sequence ATGCGGGAAAGTGATTTCGTCAGCGGCTTCGCCCGCGGCCTCAAGGTGATCGAAGCCTTCGGCGAAATGCATCGCCGGCTTTCGATCACGGATGCAGCGAAGCTAACCGGCCTCGATCGCGCCACGGTGCGTCGCTCGCTACTGACGCTTGCCGATCTCGGTTATGCCGATTACGACGGCAAGTTCTTCACGCTGACGCCGAAAATCCTGCGGCTCGGGCATGCCTATCTGGAGGCGACGCCGCTGCCGGTGCTCATTCAGCCGCATCTCGATGCGCTCTCCGAGAAGGCAGGCCAAAGCGCGTCCGCATCGGTACTCGACGGCGGCGAGATCGTCTATATCGCCCGTGCCTCGCAACGCCGCGTCATGTCGATCAACCTGACACCCGGCAGCCGTCTTCCCGCCTATTGCGCCTCGATGGGCCGTGTCTTGCTTGCAGCCCTCCCTGAAGCCGAAGCACGGGCAGTTCTTTCCCGAAGCGAGCTGAAGGCGAACACGCCGAACACGAAGACCGATCCTGTGGAACTGATGGCCGAGTTCCGCAAGGTTCGCGCACAGGGCTATGCTCTCATCGACCAGGAGCTTGAGATCGGCCTCTGCTCCATTGCCGTACCGGTCGAGAACGATCGCGGTCAGACCGTGGCCGCCATCAACATCGGCGCACCGGCCGCCCATGTGCCGGCGTCCGAGATGGTCGCGCGCTATCTGCCGCTGCTAAGGGAAACCCAGGCGACACTGCGCACCGTGCTGCGCTAG
- a CDS encoding acetamidase/formamidase family protein, with protein sequence MTAHDFVATAFYNVLGTLPPALTIASGDTVVTRTLDAWGYDENEVQRAHGPNPMNGPILVEGAEPGDSLKVEILDMKPTRDMGFTRSVLAANVIDPEAVRDLPRSEKTLWHIDRRAMTVQLKEPVAGIEKLVLPLSPMIGCFGVAPSHGQAISTATSGAYGGNMDYRLLGPGATIWFPISVSGALFFLGDCHAVQGDGEIVGTGVETTFEVTVRLTVEKQRSISWPRAEIADDIIAIGNARPLDQALQHATTEMLNLLVADYGLSKVAASHLLGQVVRYDIGNVFDPAYTVACRIAKKWLPVR encoded by the coding sequence ATGACGGCCCACGATTTCGTCGCAACTGCCTTTTACAACGTTCTTGGAACCTTGCCTCCGGCTTTGACGATCGCGAGCGGTGACACGGTCGTCACCCGCACGCTCGATGCCTGGGGCTACGACGAGAACGAGGTTCAGCGAGCGCACGGTCCAAACCCCATGAACGGGCCAATTCTCGTCGAAGGCGCCGAGCCCGGAGATAGCCTCAAGGTCGAAATTCTGGACATGAAACCGACAAGGGACATGGGCTTCACGCGCAGTGTTCTGGCGGCAAATGTCATCGACCCTGAGGCGGTTCGTGATCTTCCGAGATCCGAAAAGACACTCTGGCATATCGATCGACGCGCGATGACCGTCCAACTGAAGGAACCGGTTGCCGGCATCGAAAAGCTGGTTCTGCCGCTCTCGCCGATGATCGGCTGCTTTGGCGTGGCACCAAGCCACGGCCAGGCGATCTCGACGGCTACCAGCGGCGCCTATGGCGGGAACATGGATTATCGCCTGCTCGGTCCGGGCGCGACGATCTGGTTCCCGATCTCGGTATCAGGCGCATTGTTCTTCCTCGGCGACTGCCACGCCGTTCAGGGTGATGGCGAAATCGTCGGTACCGGCGTCGAGACGACGTTTGAGGTGACAGTCCGTCTCACCGTCGAAAAACAAAGGTCGATATCCTGGCCGAGAGCCGAAATTGCCGATGATATCATCGCCATCGGCAACGCCAGGCCGCTGGATCAGGCATTGCAGCATGCGACGACCGAAATGCTGAATCTGCTTGTGGCGGATTACGGCCTGTCGAAGGTGGCAGCCAGCCATCTGCTCGGCCAGGTGGTCCGCTACGATATAGGCAACGTCTTCGACCCCGCCTATACAGTCGCCTGCCGGATAGCGAAGAAATGGCTCCCGGTACGCTGA
- a CDS encoding YbaN family protein has product MSSTPGPSRSPLQRAVYLCLGLVMVGLGIIGAILPLMPTTIFLILAAWFFSRSSPRLEAYLMNSRFGGPLRDWRENGSISRKSKMLALTGMSVGYAVFLIASKPSVFLAIAVGASILASAAYVVSRPGSTEPNRPKESDG; this is encoded by the coding sequence TTGAGTTCTACGCCAGGCCCATCGCGCAGCCCGCTGCAGCGGGCCGTCTATCTTTGCCTTGGTCTTGTGATGGTCGGCCTCGGCATTATCGGCGCCATCCTTCCGCTTATGCCGACAACGATTTTCCTGATCCTGGCAGCATGGTTTTTCAGCCGCTCCTCTCCGCGTCTGGAGGCCTATCTGATGAATAGCCGATTTGGCGGCCCGTTGCGCGACTGGCGCGAGAACGGCTCGATTTCTCGTAAATCCAAGATGTTGGCGTTGACAGGGATGTCGGTTGGATACGCGGTATTCCTGATCGCGTCGAAGCCGTCGGTTTTCCTCGCGATCGCCGTCGGTGCATCGATCCTGGCTAGCGCTGCTTACGTCGTCTCGCGGCCGGGTTCGACCGAGCCCAACCGGCCGAAGGAAAGCGACGGCTGA
- a CDS encoding 3-oxoacid CoA-transferase subunit A, whose protein sequence is MDKTIRSAAEAISEIGDGATVMIGGFGGSGAPIELIHALIDKGPKGLTVINNNAGNGRIGIAAMIDAGMVRKMICSFPRSSDPRAFTDRYLAGQIELELVPQGTLAERIRAGGAGIPAFYTPTGYGTELADGKVIAEFDGRHYVQERWLKADFAIVKAQVGDVHGNLTYNKAGRNFNPLMCMAAAKTIAQVSTIVPAGGIDPEHVVTPGIFVDRLVQIANPQQEEELIRAGVAYI, encoded by the coding sequence ATGGACAAGACAATCAGGAGCGCGGCGGAAGCCATCTCCGAAATCGGCGATGGCGCCACCGTCATGATCGGTGGTTTCGGCGGCTCCGGCGCGCCGATCGAACTCATTCACGCCCTGATCGACAAGGGACCGAAGGGCCTTACGGTCATCAACAACAATGCCGGTAATGGCCGGATCGGCATCGCCGCCATGATCGATGCAGGCATGGTGCGGAAGATGATTTGCTCCTTTCCGCGCTCATCCGACCCGCGTGCCTTCACCGACAGGTACCTTGCCGGGCAAATCGAACTGGAGCTGGTGCCGCAGGGCACGCTCGCCGAGCGCATCCGCGCCGGCGGGGCTGGCATTCCTGCTTTCTACACTCCAACGGGCTACGGGACGGAGCTTGCAGACGGCAAGGTCATCGCCGAGTTCGATGGCCGCCATTATGTGCAGGAGCGCTGGCTGAAGGCCGATTTCGCGATCGTCAAGGCGCAAGTCGGCGATGTCCACGGCAACCTGACCTACAACAAGGCAGGCCGCAACTTTAACCCGCTGATGTGCATGGCCGCTGCCAAGACGATCGCGCAGGTCTCGACCATCGTGCCGGCCGGCGGCATCGATCCCGAGCATGTCGTCACACCCGGCATCTTTGTCGACCGCCTCGTCCAGATCGCCAATCCGCAACAGGAAGAAGAGCTCATTCGAGCCGGGGTGGCCTACATATGA
- a CDS encoding CoA transferase subunit B: protein MTVDTREDIKLSNAQIAWRAAQDIADGAYVNLGIGFPEMVARYQPPGRQAIFHTENGILNFGEAPPSGEEDWDLINAGKKAVTLKPGAAFFHHADSFAMVRGGHLDVAILGAYQVAQNGDLANWRVGAKGVPAVGGAMDLVHGAKQVCVITEHVTKNGEPKLVDKCSFPLTGVACITRIYTSHAVIDIKDGRFVLREKLAGMSVEELQAMTGAQLHIEGPVADLVVPEL from the coding sequence ATGACCGTCGACACCAGAGAAGATATCAAGCTCTCCAACGCCCAGATCGCCTGGCGGGCGGCGCAGGACATCGCCGATGGCGCCTATGTGAACCTCGGCATTGGCTTTCCGGAAATGGTTGCCCGCTATCAGCCGCCGGGCCGGCAGGCGATCTTCCACACGGAAAACGGCATTCTCAATTTCGGCGAGGCGCCGCCATCAGGTGAGGAGGACTGGGACCTTATCAATGCTGGCAAGAAGGCGGTCACGCTAAAGCCGGGTGCGGCTTTCTTCCACCATGCCGACAGCTTTGCGATGGTGCGCGGCGGTCATCTCGATGTTGCGATCCTCGGCGCCTATCAGGTCGCTCAGAATGGCGATCTCGCCAATTGGCGCGTCGGTGCCAAGGGCGTGCCGGCAGTCGGCGGCGCCATGGATCTGGTGCACGGCGCCAAACAGGTCTGCGTCATCACCGAACACGTCACCAAGAACGGCGAGCCGAAGCTGGTCGATAAATGCAGCTTCCCGCTGACGGGAGTGGCTTGCATCACCCGCATTTATACGAGCCACGCCGTCATCGACATCAAGGACGGACGTTTCGTGCTGCGCGAAAAACTTGCCGGCATGTCCGTCGAAGAACTGCAGGCCATGACTGGCGCGCAGCTTCATATCGAGGGGCCGGTTGCCGACCTCGTCGTTCCCGAACTTTGA
- the pcaF gene encoding 3-oxoadipyl-CoA thiolase, whose amino-acid sequence MTEAFICDYIRTPIGRYGGSLSSVRADDLGAVPLKALMAKNASVDWEAVDDVIFGCANQAGEDNRNVARMSLLLAGLPVSVPGTTINRLCGSGMDAVTTAARAVRSGEAELMIAGGVESMSRAPFVMPKADTAFSRAAEIHDTTIGWRFVNPLMKKQYGVDSMPETGENVAEDYKVSREDQDAFAVRSQGKAAAAQASGRLAREITPVTIPQRKGDPIIVAKDEHPRATSMEALAKLPTPFRQGGTVTAGNASGVNDGAAALIIASEAAARKYGLTPIARILGGAAGAVPPRVMGIGPVPASRKLMGRLGLKQEQFDVIELNEAFASQGLAVLRELGIADDDQRVNRNGGAIALGHPLGMSGARITGTAALELGETGSRYSLSTMCIGVGQGIAVALERI is encoded by the coding sequence ATGACCGAAGCCTTTATCTGCGATTATATCCGCACGCCGATCGGCCGTTATGGCGGCTCGCTTTCCTCCGTGCGCGCCGATGATCTCGGCGCCGTTCCGCTGAAGGCGCTGATGGCGAAGAATGCATCGGTCGACTGGGAGGCGGTCGACGACGTCATCTTCGGCTGCGCCAATCAGGCGGGCGAGGATAACAGAAACGTTGCGCGCATGTCGCTGCTTCTCGCCGGTCTGCCGGTATCTGTGCCGGGCACGACGATCAACAGGCTCTGCGGGTCGGGCATGGATGCCGTCACTACCGCAGCGCGTGCCGTCCGATCAGGCGAGGCCGAACTGATGATCGCCGGCGGCGTGGAGAGCATGTCACGCGCGCCTTTCGTGATGCCGAAGGCGGATACTGCTTTTTCGCGTGCTGCCGAAATCCACGACACGACGATCGGCTGGCGGTTCGTCAATCCCTTGATGAAGAAGCAGTATGGCGTCGATTCCATGCCGGAAACCGGCGAGAACGTTGCCGAGGATTACAAGGTGAGCCGTGAGGACCAGGACGCTTTCGCCGTGCGCTCGCAGGGAAAGGCCGCGGCCGCACAGGCAAGCGGCAGGCTTGCCAGGGAAATCACTCCGGTGACCATCCCGCAGCGAAAAGGCGATCCGATCATCGTGGCGAAGGACGAGCATCCGCGTGCGACCAGCATGGAAGCGCTCGCCAAGTTGCCGACGCCTTTCCGTCAGGGCGGCACCGTGACGGCCGGGAATGCCTCGGGCGTCAATGACGGGGCCGCGGCCCTCATAATCGCGTCGGAGGCGGCAGCCAGGAAATATGGCTTGACGCCGATTGCCCGTATTCTCGGCGGTGCGGCCGGGGCTGTTCCGCCGCGTGTCATGGGCATCGGCCCGGTGCCGGCTTCGCGCAAGCTGATGGGGCGTCTCGGCCTGAAGCAGGAACAGTTCGACGTGATCGAACTCAACGAGGCCTTTGCAAGCCAGGGCCTCGCCGTGCTTCGTGAACTCGGCATTGCCGATGACGATCAGCGTGTGAACCGCAATGGCGGGGCAATTGCGCTTGGCCATCCGCTCGGCATGTCCGGCGCCCGTATCACCGGCACGGCAGCACTGGAACTTGGCGAAACCGGTAGCCGCTATTCGCTGTCGACCATGTGCATCGGTGTTGGCCAGGGCATTGCCGTGGCGCTTGAGCGGATTTGA
- a CDS encoding amino acid ABC transporter substrate-binding protein, which produces MLKPVKWLLFLCLAFGLSAHRPADAQTLDTINQSKTIRLGYIADEKPFSFKTTDGSPAGYAIDLCRRIADEVGRSVPGLKKGYVETTLSDGFNAVKDGKIDLLCGATTINLARRESVDFSQPIFLTGASALLRKDSPDYLQILFLDKRPVSAVDLKSPARSSIGVRAGTTTGATLREAIGPDVPQTRIVDFATHEDGLKALEDHKIDAYFADRSLLIGLADRAGNPAELELGSRLFTHEPYGIAMRRDDSAFRLLVDRTLTGFYMSDDFPKLLKTYFGAEAPALRSEIMMQSIPE; this is translated from the coding sequence ATGCTCAAGCCCGTGAAATGGCTGCTTTTTCTATGTCTTGCTTTCGGTCTTTCAGCCCACAGGCCGGCCGATGCGCAGACGCTCGACACGATCAACCAGAGCAAGACCATCCGCCTTGGCTATATCGCCGACGAGAAGCCCTTCTCCTTCAAGACGACGGACGGCAGCCCTGCCGGCTATGCGATCGATCTCTGCCGACGCATTGCCGACGAAGTCGGCCGGAGCGTGCCCGGTCTCAAGAAAGGCTATGTCGAAACAACGCTGTCCGATGGTTTTAACGCGGTGAAGGATGGCAAGATCGATCTTCTTTGCGGTGCGACCACGATCAATCTTGCCAGGCGCGAAAGCGTCGATTTCTCCCAACCCATCTTCCTGACGGGTGCCAGCGCGCTGCTGCGCAAGGATTCGCCTGATTACCTGCAGATTCTCTTTCTCGACAAGCGACCCGTCAGCGCTGTTGACCTGAAGTCGCCGGCCCGGAGTTCGATCGGCGTGCGCGCCGGCACGACAACGGGCGCGACACTGCGCGAGGCCATCGGCCCCGACGTCCCACAGACCCGTATCGTCGATTTCGCGACGCATGAAGACGGTTTGAAGGCGCTCGAGGATCACAAAATCGATGCCTATTTCGCCGATCGCTCCCTTCTGATCGGCCTTGCTGACCGGGCGGGCAACCCCGCCGAACTGGAACTCGGCAGCCGCCTTTTCACGCATGAGCCCTATGGCATCGCCATGCGGCGAGACGATTCCGCCTTTCGGCTTCTCGTCGATCGCACGCTGACGGGGTTCTATATGTCGGACGATTTTCCAAAGCTGCTCAAGACCTATTTCGGTGCCGAAGCCCCGGCCCTGCGCAGCGAAATCATGATGCAATCGATCCCCGAATAA
- a CDS encoding SDR family oxidoreductase has translation MADLAQSLASIKIPDLAGRAVLITGASTGIGAAVARAFAAQGAKVGVHYNSSRDPAEQLADEIRAAGGSVHLVHGDVSREGETERVVEETAKTFGHLDGLINNAGGMLGRKPTAEYTDEHYEKVMNLNARSVLAATRAAHPWLKKQGGFIINTTSIAARNGGGNGAILYAASKGFVSTITHGHAKEFVADKIRVNAVAPGVIATPFHERYTNDEQMELQRKSIPMGFVGTSEDCVGAYLFLASPTLSGYITGQIIEVNGGQLMP, from the coding sequence ATGGCAGATCTTGCTCAATCACTTGCATCCATCAAAATTCCTGATCTCGCCGGCAGGGCCGTGCTGATTACGGGTGCCTCCACCGGTATCGGCGCCGCCGTCGCACGCGCCTTCGCTGCGCAGGGCGCCAAGGTCGGTGTGCATTACAATTCAAGCCGTGATCCGGCAGAACAGCTTGCCGACGAGATCCGGGCAGCCGGCGGCTCCGTTCATCTAGTGCATGGCGACGTGTCGAGGGAAGGCGAAACGGAACGCGTCGTCGAAGAGACGGCGAAGACATTCGGCCACCTCGATGGCCTCATCAACAATGCCGGCGGCATGCTCGGCCGCAAGCCGACCGCAGAATATACCGACGAGCATTATGAGAAGGTCATGAACCTCAATGCGCGCTCGGTGCTCGCAGCAACGCGCGCGGCCCATCCCTGGCTGAAGAAGCAGGGCGGTTTCATCATCAACACCACGTCGATTGCGGCGCGCAACGGCGGCGGCAATGGCGCAATCCTCTACGCGGCTTCAAAGGGCTTCGTATCGACGATAACCCATGGTCACGCCAAGGAATTCGTCGCCGACAAGATCCGCGTCAATGCGGTCGCGCCGGGCGTCATCGCAACGCCCTTCCACGAGCGCTATACAAATGACGAGCAGATGGAACTGCAGCGCAAATCGATTCCGATGGGCTTCGTCGGCACGTCGGAAGATTGCGTCGGCGCCTATCTCTTCCTCGCCTCGCCGACTTTGTCGGGTTACATCACCGGCCAGATCATCGAGGTCAATGGCGGTCAGTTGATGCCCTGA